Within Gemmatimonadota bacterium, the genomic segment GGAGGTAGTTGATGACCGATTTGGACCCGGTGACGAATCCACCGATCGAGGCCAGCGACTTGGAGAACGTGCCGGCAATGATGTCGACTTCGTCGGACAGCCCGAAGTGGGCGGCGGTGCCGTCGCCGTTCGGTCCGAGGACGCCGATCGAGTGAGCGTCGTCGACCGCCAGGGCCGCCCCATGGCGGCGGCAGACCTTGAGGAGGTTCGGGATGTCGGCGATGTCACCTTCCATCGAATAGACCCCGTCGACGATCACCATTTTGCCGCCCGACTCATCGTGCCGGGCGAGCTTCCGCTCCAGGCCTTCGAGCGAGCCGTGATTGAACCGTTCGGTGGTGCCATAGCTCATTTTGGCGCCATCGACGATCGAGGCATGATCAAGCTTGTCGAGGTAGACGACATCGCCTTTGGTAACCAAACCGGAGATCAGGCCGAGATTGGCATTGTAGCCGGTCGAGAAGACGATGCAGTCGTCTTTGCCGAGGAAGCGGGCCAGCGAGTCTTCGAGTTGGAGATGGAGGTCGAGCGTGCCGTTCAGGAACCGGCTCCCGGTGCAGCCGGAGCCGTAAAGGTGCAGTGCGCGGGTGGCGGCCTCGAGTACCTTCGGATGGTGGGTCAAGCCAAGGTAGTTGTTCGACCCCAGCATGATCCGCTTCTGGCCTTCAATGACGACAACCGTGTCTTCCGACTCGGAAATGGGCTTGAAATAGGGGTAAAGACCGGCCGCCTTGACCTCGTCGGCCCGGGTGAAGTCCCGGCACTTGTTGAACAGTGAGATGTCGGTGGTGACAGTGGTGCTCGACATGGGGTCCCTCGCCGCTGAAGTGTTGACGGGAAACATGGAGCGATCCCGTTACGCAACAAGGAGTTAAGTTATTAGGCCGGGGGGCCGAGCACAAGCTGGATGTCT encodes:
- a CDS encoding pyridoxal phosphate-dependent aminotransferase family protein, with translation MSLFNKCRDFTRADEVKAAGLYPYFKPISESEDTVVVIEGQKRIMLGSNNYLGLTHHPKVLEAATRALHLYGSGCTGSRFLNGTLDLHLQLEDSLARFLGKDDCIVFSTGYNANLGLISGLVTKGDVVYLDKLDHASIVDGAKMSYGTTERFNHGSLEGLERKLARHDESGGKMVIVDGVYSMEGDIADIPNLLKVCRRHGAALAVDDAHSIGVLGPNGDGTAAHFGLSDEVDIIAGTFSKSLASIGGFVTGSKSVINYLRHHSRPLIFTAALPPANTAGVLAALEVLQQEPERRTQLWANTKRLADGFKHLGFDVGPSETPIIPILIGPLDRTLMMWRKVYDAGVFTNPVVPPAVPLSQCRLRTSVMATHTADQIDYALETIGKLGREMGVI